The sequence CAGACCCTAGGGTGGAGGTGCTCTCATGAGTCCCTGTGCATCTCTTCCaggtgggaagaggagaagaaagaagatgggGTAAAGTGGACACAACTGGAGCACCGAGGACCTTACTTCGCACCCCTCTATGAGCCGCTGCCAGATGACGTGCAGTTCTATTACGATGGTATGTCCACCTTGGGAGGGGACCTGGGGCCAGCTGAAGTGTTGATATCTTGTGTGGTGGGGGGGGAAGTATTGCAGACCATAAATTATTAAAGGACCTAAATATCCCTTTGGGTAAAGCCTGAACCATGGGTTACAGCTTGCAGGGCTTTGCACTGGTAGGAGTCATGGGGTGATTGGGGGGCTAAGGAGCCCCTGACAGTTGTAGGGTGCTTCACGCATCCCCTCCATGCAGAGCACCCTGGGACAGGGTGAGGGCTCCTGtgtggctgcctgcagctggttTTAGGATGCTGTAATGCAAGTCCCAGATCCACGCATGGTTCTACCTCTGCTCACAGTCTCTCCTGGCTGCAAGATGTGCAGTGGTGGGGTTGGACCCTAAGCTTCTCGAGGGGAAGCAATGCATCTTGTTGCTGTTGCCTGAACTCCTTGCATACCTCTTGTGAAGACggactggagggaaaaaaaaagaacaatttttttctcattaagatGCCTTTTGGGTTTGAGCTTTAAGTTGGCTCATGCATGGTTTCCCTGCAAGCTGGGAAAACgtgattttggttttgagagCTGCAGTCTGCGTGTCCCACGACCTCAGTGACTGACACATCACTTCCCCTCCAAGACATTGCAGGGTTTGACTGGGCTGCTCTGAGCTCCTGGTCATGGCTCCCAAAGTTGACCCCAGGTCTACCACGGATCTCCTTAGAGCAACTCAGTGCATCGGTGAGGGGCCGAGATTGACATGATGGATCCAGGTCTCTGCTGTCCTCCTTGATTTCCTACCATGCCTCCTGGGCTCTCTTTTCTTCCCGACTCTCAGCTTCATCCCTGAACAGTTTTCTGATAGATCAGGTGAAGGGTGGCAAGAAGGACCTTGGGACTTCTCCAAGAGATGCTGGAGATGGGAGGGGACTGCAGCCCCATGGGGTCTTGGTTGTCCTAAGCCCCCTCACTGGAGCTTCATAtgctctgtgggttttttacacgaggaaaaaaaaaataccaatttgGGGAAATAAGGGGTCTGGCAATGCTGTCACCAGAGGGCACTGCTGGGACATCGATGTGGCTGTCAGACTTCTGTCTCTGAGGAGGAACCCTGGCAGCTGTATTTAATCCTTGCATGGGGTTTGGACCTTCTCTGCGGCCTCTGAGCTGGTGAAGACCTATGTGTGTGTGCGTTTGGGCTGATGGCTTTGGCCTGGGATCTTGGGTGTCTGGGCTCATTTCCTAAAGGTGTCACCACTCCTGGATGAAAACGTTTGTGTCCAGGGAACAGCCCTGAGTAGGGATGGACTGTGGCTGAGCTGGCATATGTAGGTTGTTGGTGGGTCACAGCCTCACAGCAGCCCTACATGTCCTGCGGTTCAGCTGGAGATCAGGAACCCCAAAAACCAGAGTGTCTGGCACAGGTAAGATTGAACCATTCCCTGGAGATCTGCAGGGttcttttcctgcagcttgCCTAGAAAAGCTATTTCAAAGTATTGGTTCCCTAGGAAGAGTCAAGTTGTTCCTTGGCTTCACTTGACTGCTCTAGCCAAAGAGATCAGGAGAAGATGGGGGCTTTGCCTCCGAGAAATGATCCGACATCCACTGGACAACCCTGAGAGGCTGTTGCGCCTGTATCTGTTGCACAAGTCTTGTCTTTGATCTTCCTATCATTGCTCCATCTGCATGGGAAAGGTCTTGAGATGAAACATCTCCCAGGGGGATCCCGGCTATCCAGCATAGTTCTGGAAGTGATCATAGTTGGAAAACAAACCTCTGTGTTGTTCTGCAGAGCTAGAAGTTTAGAACTCATCATCGCATGGTGGCTTAGTGACTTTGACATCAATCACAATTTCCTCTcctgaaaaggaagatgaagtgTGTGATTGCAGATGGGCTGCAGCAGTGTCCTGCTGTGCCAAGTGCTCTGGGTATTCATCCTCGGGCGAGGCTGAGTGTCCTGCCAGTGTCTGTTCTCACCCCTTACCCTGTTTTGGCATTGTGAGCATGGAGACTAGCCAAACAACTGCCTGGGGCTCTGAGGTTGGGCTGTCCCCATAACTGATGCTAAAGGTCCTCTCCCTTCCTAGGCAAACCCCTAAAGCTGAGCCTGGCCACGGAGGAAATCGCCACTTTCTATGCCAAAATGCTCGATCATGAATACACAACCAAGGAGATCTTCCAGAACAACTTCTTCAATGACTGGAGGAAGGTACCTTCCCTGTGAGGGCTTCCTTACTGTCCGTCCTCTGCATTAAACCCACCATCCCCAGGCAGACCCTAGGCTGTGGtgtgggatggaggggaagaggCTTTTTTGGTGGCTTAGTTCTTTATTTATAATCATGAGATTCTAAATTACATGACTTATTTCCTTGCTGCTTGTGGGTTTGGGCTGGGGCTTGCTGTCTGCAGCATCCTCGAGGGCTTCACGTTGGCATTTGTTCTCCCTCTGAGTTTTAGTGATGCTATCTAAGAAAGCAGGTGCTGGGTCTTGCAAACAGCTTCCCAAATGGTTTGGGGCATGTGTCCCTCTGAAGAATTAACCTCATGGTCCCACAGCACCACAGCTCAGTCcccaaataaaagcaagatGCCTACTAGGGCAAGTCTACGTGCCCCGCAGATACCTTtggtgctgcttctgcagtcCCTGCAAGCTGCTCGCAGTCATGCTTGGAGATCACTTGTTCCTGCAGCAGAGGTTAGAGGTTGCTCCAtcccagagctggctgtgctTTGCTTCTCTGTGGATGCAGGCTCAGGTGTCCAGACACAGCCTGGCCTCCTGCCATGGCAACTTTGTCTTGGGTGGATGTGGCTAGGGTGGCTGCTTCCTcctgatttttctgaagaactaGCATGTGGGTCTCCATGTCCTTTTCTGTGAAGGAGAGGCataagcagcagctctgtgcagagTTGGTTTTGCCTCCCGGCTTTACCCAGCCCCTCTCAATCTCTTGCTCAGGAGATGACCTTGAAGGAGCAGAACATAATCAAAGACCTGGACAAGTGTGACTTCAGGGAGATCCATAAGTACTTTGTGGACAAAAGTGAGGCACGGAAAGCACTCTCCAAAGAGGAGAAGCAGGTGAGGACTGTTTCCTATGACATCTGGGGCTGGCTGATCTGTTCTGGGACCAGCTTGAGGTATGTCAGCTCCTGCTTGTCTCTTTTCCTGGTGTTATGCCCTGCTCTGGGACCTTTTTAGCCTTTGGACCAGCTCAATCTCTCTGTGACCATCACATCTCTCTTTGCTAAGTTTATCTGCAGAGGCTGCATGTTTCATGGCTTTTCAGGGTACTAGTCATCTTCAGATCATGATTTAGGGTCCTGCCCTGTCCAAAAGATGGTGGACCTTGCTGGTGGTGCACAGGCTTTACTCCATCAGCATCTCATGTGGGGACATCATCACCATGAGGGTTTACAAAGTGGGTGGAGATGAGCCATTTGTTAGGAAGGGACTTAGACGCATGcttgcctcttcctcccaccctttgagctctgcctTTCCAGCCTTGCTTTCTCCAGGGAAAGGAGGGTAGAGATGGGCAGGCACAAGTCAcggggttttgttttcatcctgTGGGATGGTGctcatttcagaaactgaaggaGGAGGCAGATAAGATCCAGGAGGAGTATGGATACTGCATCCTTGATGGGCACCGGGAGAAGATAGGCAACTTCAAAACTGAGCCGCCGGGGCTGTTCCGTGGACGTGGTGACCACCCCAAAATGGGCATGCTGAAGAAGAGGATCATGCCAGAAGATGTTGTCATCAACTGCAGCAAGTGAGTTGCCATGGGAAGAGCTGAGCTGCTTTTGGGACTGGGATAAACAGCATATCTCTGCCTTGAGTTGCTGTGGGGTTTTGCTGTGCTGTTATCTCCTACAATCACTGCTTTGCACACCCTCAGGCTTGAACTCACTGGAGCCCTTCTGTTGCTTCCTGGTCACCTCCAGATGTCTGCTTTGCAGTTAGGTCTGACTTCTAGTTTCGTTGTGGACATACAGTGGCCAGGAAGCTGGTCAGCAGCTCCCATCTCACTGGTGCCCACACTGTTCACCTGACAACTGCAAACGCTCCAGTGCCCCTTTGAAGAAGGAACAACTCTGTACTCCTTCTCCTGTACTCCTCTTCCAAATGAGCCATTCCTCCTCATTTTTGAGTCGCTTCTACTGGCTGGAAGAACCAGGATACTCaatggagggagaaaaagcagtgaTTGAGTTAAGAGTGTTTGTCCTTTAAGTTATGTGAGTTGGATTGGTCTTAAACCACCCATATGAGGACCTTGTGGCCTTGATTCAAAACACTCCCCACCAGCCCAACTAGTTCTGTTTGCCCGCAGCATCCAAGCGATAAAGACCTGATCATGTTGAGCAATTTTGGGAGGGCTGTATGTTTTCTATAAGTAAACTTACCATGTGTCGACCATCCTTGGCTCACTCTGAAGAAGCAGTTGAGCTGATGACCTATTTCTTCTTCACGGTTTGAGGGCTCTAACCCTGCTTTACCCACAGGGACTCCAAGATCCCTGAGCCACCAGAAGGGCACAAGTGGAAGGAGGTGCGCTTCGACAACACGGTTACCTGGCTGGCCTCATGGACAGAAAACATCCAGAACACTTTGAAGTACATCATGCTGAACCCTAGCTCCAAGCTGAAGGTTGGGGTGATGCAGCTGTTTAGGCAGAGCTGTTGCCTTTTGGGccactggcttttttttccaggtggaAAGATTGGGGAAAGCAGATATGTGGTGCATCAACAAAAATGGGGAAAACTAAATTAATTGGTACCCCActggggggtgaggggaaaaGGACAGAGATGAGTGTTAAGCGTCAAGCCTATTCCAGGGGATGGATGGCTACTGGCGGAGCCATCCCTGTGCTGTGGTGCTCATGTGTGTCCAGGGAAGGCTGTTGAAAGCCAGGCAGGGGCTGAGAGGGTCCGCAGGGACCAGAGTCTCTAGGGTTGAATTAGCTTATGCCAGTAAATGGAGGGTagggggaggtgggatcacCATCTGTAGTGCCATGGGAGAGAGGGAGTGAatgctgtggggagggaaaggtgaCTTAAAGCTATTTCCAGTCCTCAGAGCAAATAAGGAAACTGTGTGCAAGTTGGGGACAACTGAGCAAGTGCTTTGTGTCATTCCACGTTGGTGGTGTCCAAGCAGCAGTGGCTGTGGCCATGCAGTGTTTCACCACTTGGCTCCTCGCTTGCTGTGTGCTGGCTGCTAGCTGGTGGAGGACACTATGAGCCGCTCGGACTTGGACAGGATCCTCAGtccagcacagcagaggcacGGAAACCCTGGATgagctgtttcttctctgatttttccaCTTAATGGAatttttctcaagaaaacaACGGGGTTTGAGCAGTATTTAGTTGCTGGAGGTGTTCCTAGAACAGCGTTTGACTGGTAGGGGTGGAAGGAACGTGGGGCACTGGGTGGAAGTGTCTCGGTTTCCCTTTCTAGGGGGAGAAGGACTGGCAGAAGTATGAGGTAGCCCGTCGCTTAAAGGATGTTGTCCACAAAATCCGTGCTCAGTACCGAGCCGATTGGAAGTCCAAGGAGATGAAGAAGCGGCAAAGAGCAGTGGCCCTCTACTTCATTGATAAGGTATCTGCAGCCTCACGCTGGCCCCCAGGTCCCCTATCTATGTGGAGGTTGGGATTTGGCTTACCTGATCCACCCCACCCTGTAGTTTTTTGGTGTCTGCTGGTTGTACTAGCCAGGGTTGCTCACATGAGGAGTCTGGCAGTGATCGTGAAGGATGGTGACTCCTTCTATCTGCTGATGCTCATGTGAGGATGCAGTTGTGTGGCAGTGCAGGGACTGCACTGTCATGGATTTTacctgcatgtgtgtgtctgtgtgatGGCCAAGGCCCCACTGGATAGCTGGATAACTTTATTTTGGGGGGATATTTTAGGATTTCTTAGAGCAGGGAAATAATCTCCTACTGGAGGCAGTCACTGCTTGGTTTCCATCAGGGTACCAGCAGCCATTTAGTTGAAGCACTGGCCTGagaaagctttctcttttttttttttttctttttctttctcttcctcttcgTGTCCACATCCACTTTAATAACCTTGTAAAGGGGGACTGTGGTGGGCCAGGATGCATGACTTGCTCTCTCCTTCCAGCTGGCCCTGCGAGCTGGCaatgagaaggaggaaggggagactGCAGACACAGTTGGTTGCTGCTCCCTGCGTGTGGAGCACATCAAGCTGCACCCCAAGCTGGATGGGCAGGAGCATGTGGTGGAGTTCGACTTCCTTGGGAAAGATTCGATTCGTTACTACAACAAAGTGTCGGTGGAGAAGCTGGTGAGTGGGGCAGAAATGGAGACAGTGGCCAGCATGGCAATTTGGTGCAGGGTTAGCTGGGGGGCTTCGTTCTCTCAGTGGTCATCAGTCCCAAATGTGCATCTGAAATCCATTGCAAAGAAGCTTCCTGTGCTTTAAAGCCACGGTGGCAGCATGTGTATGAGATGCAATGGTGCTGGGTGACAAGGGCACACATGCTGACCCTGGcctggagaaggggaggaagcTTGGGATATGACTTTCAAGGTTGTTCTAGCCTATGAACCATGAGAGAGAAGTGCTGGCTCTTGCTGGAGCATTGTCAGTTGACTAATGGGCTTTAGGACTTGAGCTGTCCtaattgatattttattttttgctttgccCATAGGATAGTTGATTTTAATGGTGTTTGTGGGGAAACTGAAGTGCCAGGGTTAGCAGAgatgggggaaggggggaacaGCCTGTGGCACCAGTGCCTTTGAGGGTCCCAGTGGCAGCCCTTGAAGTTGAGAAGGTGGTTGGTGGTGTAGGATGTGCGCTACCTGAGTCTGAATTGAGTATATCTGGGTGAGGAGGCAGGTGGAGATGAGGGAGATATTTGGGACTGATTTGCTCCTTGTTTGTGGCTGGGGccatcttttcctcctctttagGTGTTCAAGAACCTGGAGCTGTTCATGAAGAACAAGGACCCTGGAGATGACCTCTTTGACAGGCTCAATGTGAGTTGTCACCTCTATGTTCTTTAAATGGCACGGATGGCCCAGAGGGAGTAGAAGCAAACCCATGACACCCCTGTCCAGCCTGC comes from Grus americana isolate bGruAme1 chromosome 2, bGruAme1.mat, whole genome shotgun sequence and encodes:
- the TOP1MT gene encoding DNA topoisomerase I, mitochondrial, coding for MYRHLSSSLLGHRVRHPQLNPFCLRPGSGGCSRWEEEKKEDGVKWTQLEHRGPYFAPLYEPLPDDVQFYYDGKPLKLSLATEEIATFYAKMLDHEYTTKEIFQNNFFNDWRKEMTLKEQNIIKDLDKCDFREIHKYFVDKSEARKALSKEEKQKLKEEADKIQEEYGYCILDGHREKIGNFKTEPPGLFRGRGDHPKMGMLKKRIMPEDVVINCSKDSKIPEPPEGHKWKEVRFDNTVTWLASWTENIQNTLKYIMLNPSSKLKGEKDWQKYEVARRLKDVVHKIRAQYRADWKSKEMKKRQRAVALYFIDKLALRAGNEKEEGETADTVGCCSLRVEHIKLHPKLDGQEHVVEFDFLGKDSIRYYNKVSVEKLVFKNLELFMKNKDPGDDLFDRLNTSILNRHLQSLMDGLSAKVFRTYNASITLQEQLKALTNSEDNVAGKLLSYNRANRAVAILCNHQRSTPKTFEKSMQNLQTKIDAKKQQVEEAQQELKKAEDEFEETKDAKAEANLEKKKKLLKRLEEQLAKLNVQATDKEENKQIALGTSKLNYLDPRISIAWCKKFGVPIEKIYNKTQREKFAWAIDMADEDFEF